The following proteins are encoded in a genomic region of Streptococcus constellatus subsp. constellatus:
- a CDS encoding TatD family hydrolase produces MIKLIDFHCHPDLYNDNFNLLKKAKYNNFSVIAMTNLPQLYKRYEDLFGGEESMIISLGYHPQLVVDYPNEMEKFLKYIKRAKFIGEVGLDKTIKDEIHINKQKEIFKRIIFECNKLGEKIISIHSRKADDIIFDFLKKSSCIYILHWYTGSKKRLLDAMAGNDNLYISINSDMISTIQGKKIVKDVPLSKIVLETDAPFTESTKNMYPESILHDIAIEIAKVRECDLIEILKNIEYNSNRILSI; encoded by the coding sequence ATGATTAAGTTGATAGATTTTCATTGCCATCCAGATTTATATAATGATAATTTTAATCTATTAAAAAAAGCCAAATATAATAATTTTAGCGTTATCGCAATGACAAATCTTCCACAGCTATATAAAAGATATGAAGATTTATTTGGTGGCGAAGAGTCAATGATAATCTCTTTGGGTTATCATCCACAGTTGGTTGTAGATTATCCGAATGAAATGGAAAAATTTTTGAAATATATAAAAAGAGCAAAATTTATCGGTGAAGTGGGGCTTGATAAAACTATAAAAGATGAAATTCACATAAATAAACAAAAGGAAATATTTAAGAGGATTATTTTTGAGTGTAATAAGTTGGGGGAAAAGATAATATCAATCCACTCACGGAAAGCGGATGATATTATTTTTGATTTCTTGAAAAAGAGTAGCTGTATATATATTTTACATTGGTACACGGGTAGTAAAAAAAGATTATTAGATGCAATGGCTGGTAATGATAATTTATATATTTCCATTAATTCTGATATGATATCGACTATCCAAGGTAAAAAAATAGTCAAAGATGTTCCATTATCAAAAATAGTATTGGAAACGGATGCTCCTTTTACAGAGAGTACCAAAAACATGTACCCAGAATCTATTTTGCATGATATAGCAATTGAAATAGCTAAAGTTAGAGAGTGTGATTTAATAGAAATATTGAAAAATATTGAATATAATTCCAATAGAATATTGTCAATATAA
- the qatC gene encoding Qat anti-phage system QueC-like protein QatC, which produces MKVFCSNDRKKYLPEGYDEHIDIKCRSDVGFQFWDKHMKFDSEFSSLAIDLLYISIFVFAMDRKVLRAEQPDNWSRSIELNIPVSDVVFWDERKTLLHTMISFLSGDDWKFSFRKKEILDERDFYERNKYKKARAKSYDTVCMLSGGLDSYIGAIDLLEKRNNKVLFVSHYGGGKGTKEYQDLVFQSLKTEYELEDSDYIQFYASCKNGVEDTTRTRSFMFFSHAIALASAFNIDTQMYIPENGFISLNIPLTGARFGSSSTRTTHPYYMKLLKKLVKEMGLNLTIINPYQLKTKGDMVLECKNIELLKNNYTKTMSCSHPDVGRYDKESKTMHCGSCIPCIIRRAALLRGFTKDKTEVRDFKLTKTEAARLNKNAFLKKIETFKSDGAIMEIQKSGIIDENLNEIASMYCRGIDEIKMFFSEVIGDD; this is translated from the coding sequence ATGAAGGTATTCTGTAGTAATGATAGAAAAAAATATCTTCCAGAAGGATATGATGAGCATATTGATATAAAGTGTAGATCAGATGTAGGCTTTCAATTTTGGGATAAACATATGAAGTTTGATAGCGAATTTTCAAGTTTAGCAATAGATTTACTTTATATTTCTATATTTGTTTTTGCGATGGACAGAAAAGTTTTAAGAGCCGAACAACCTGATAATTGGTCAAGAAGTATTGAACTCAACATTCCTGTTTCAGATGTTGTATTTTGGGATGAAAGAAAAACTCTATTGCATACTATGATTAGTTTTTTAAGTGGAGATGATTGGAAGTTTTCATTTAGAAAAAAAGAAATATTAGATGAAAGAGATTTTTATGAAAGAAATAAATATAAAAAAGCTAGAGCAAAATCCTATGATACAGTCTGCATGTTATCAGGAGGATTAGATTCATATATTGGGGCTATAGACTTATTAGAAAAAAGAAATAATAAAGTCCTTTTTGTGAGTCATTATGGTGGTGGAAAAGGAACAAAGGAATATCAAGATTTGGTTTTTCAAAGTTTAAAAACGGAATATGAATTGGAGGATTCAGATTATATACAATTTTATGCTTCATGTAAAAATGGTGTGGAAGACACTACTCGAACACGTTCATTTATGTTTTTTTCACATGCAATCGCACTTGCTTCTGCATTTAATATAGATACTCAAATGTATATCCCTGAAAATGGTTTTATTTCTTTAAATATTCCTTTAACTGGTGCTAGGTTTGGCAGTAGTAGTACGAGAACAACACATCCATATTATATGAAATTATTAAAAAAATTAGTAAAAGAAATGGGATTAAACTTAACAATAATTAACCCTTATCAACTTAAGACAAAGGGAGATATGGTGCTTGAGTGTAAGAATATAGAACTTTTAAAAAATAACTATACCAAAACTATGTCATGCTCTCATCCTGACGTAGGTAGGTATGACAAAGAAAGTAAAACAATGCATTGTGGTTCATGTATACCTTGTATAATAAGAAGAGCAGCTTTATTAAGAGGATTTACTAAAGATAAAACAGAAGTAAGGGATTTTAAATTGACAAAAACAGAAGCAGCAAGATTAAATAAAAATGCCTTTTTAAAAAAAATAGAAACGTTTAAAAGTGACGGGGCGATTATGGAAATTCAAAAATCTGGTATCATAGATGAAAATTTAAATGAAATTGCAAGTATGTATTGCCGAGGAATTGACGAAATTAAAATGTTTTTTTCGGAGGTTATAGGAGATGATTAA